From a region of the Armatimonas rosea genome:
- a CDS encoding FkbM family methyltransferase → MRNSWNYSLYKKWRKYIDFASILKLRQCFLHGINDEEHVTFKFKSDMIRDIVIRGGDTDIATLCEIFDGEVYAGIFKYVKNCSYVIDLGANIGLASAFFAINCPNANICAVEPDTENFLILEKNLKLLAANGRAKNINAAVWGRKTNLILKNKGGHANSFEFGEVLPGESYVDAIDGLTIEDIIGFSGFETVDVLKIDIEGAEIELFSRDTSWLKNIRCVAIEFHGDSRKISDFDNLIVAAGFEIAEENDHTTIVLNKYMG, encoded by the coding sequence ATGAGAAATAGTTGGAACTATTCGCTTTATAAGAAATGGAGAAAGTATATTGATTTTGCCTCAATATTAAAACTGAGGCAGTGTTTTTTACATGGTATCAATGATGAGGAGCATGTTACCTTTAAATTCAAGTCTGACATGATCAGAGATATCGTGATTAGAGGTGGTGATACTGATATTGCGACATTATGTGAGATTTTTGATGGTGAAGTATATGCTGGGATTTTTAAATATGTAAAGAATTGTTCATATGTTATTGACCTCGGTGCTAATATTGGTTTGGCATCAGCATTTTTTGCAATTAATTGTCCGAATGCGAATATATGTGCAGTTGAACCCGATACTGAGAATTTTTTGATACTGGAAAAAAATCTTAAGCTATTAGCTGCTAACGGGCGTGCAAAAAATATAAACGCTGCTGTTTGGGGTAGGAAAACTAATCTGATATTGAAAAATAAGGGTGGGCATGCTAATTCTTTTGAGTTTGGAGAGGTTTTGCCAGGAGAAAGTTATGTTGATGCTATTGATGGTTTGACTATAGAAGATATAATCGGATTTTCTGGTTTTGAAACGGTTGATGTTCTGAAAATAGATATTGAAGGTGCTGAGATTGAATTATTTAGTCGTGATACTAGCTGGCTTAAAAATATACGTTGTGTAGCTATAGAATTTCATGGTGATAGCCGAAAGATTAGTGATTTTGATAATCTGATAGTGGCTGCTGGTTTCGAGATAGCGGAAGAGAATGATCATACTACTATAGTCTTAAATAAGTATATGGGCTAA
- a CDS encoding glycosyltransferase: MKAIGIFMEKKYIIGFHDESKGLGGTTRYLLELVDGLNRDKYYPVFFSTKSFPWHQLLKDSDVELITPDTIMDSLGEVTKINHSATITRKRLSWVKIPHLVAWTLGMFKEKYVLEELFNRKTVDLLHTNHAGAEIAPIAMRRVGVPRIVATWHVDSTYDLDGNFQGKHYRYLERQCMNSIDHVISVSEATKNDWVNRCGLNEEYEKRISVVYNGVDVDAFTQEREKSKIRLAFGLPGNDKFILGSLGRLDKAKGFMYLIEALPKIRLHIPNILVVIAGSGPLKEELIEQAQRLGVADCLIFLGFVRDTHAFLEMLDVYVQPSLCEAHPFGTLEAGAMGLPIVASAVGGIPETIVDGETGFLVPAKNVASLAEKICILGQNSSLCQSMGEKGRKRIQEKFTSQKMVNETVEIYERLLMEKPYR, from the coding sequence GTGAAGGCTATTGGTATTTTTATGGAAAAAAAATATATAATTGGTTTTCATGATGAAAGTAAGGGGTTAGGAGGTACGACAAGGTATCTCCTAGAACTAGTAGATGGATTGAATCGAGATAAATATTATCCGGTATTTTTTTCGACGAAATCTTTTCCATGGCATCAATTGTTAAAAGATTCTGATGTCGAATTAATAACACCAGACACAATCATGGATTCTCTTGGTGAAGTAACTAAGATTAACCACTCCGCGACCATAACTCGTAAGCGTTTGTCGTGGGTGAAAATTCCACATTTAGTTGCATGGACACTCGGCATGTTCAAAGAGAAATATGTACTAGAGGAACTATTCAATAGAAAGACTGTTGATTTGTTGCATACTAATCATGCGGGTGCAGAGATCGCGCCTATTGCGATGCGCCGTGTTGGTGTACCTCGAATAGTGGCGACTTGGCATGTTGATTCTACCTATGATCTTGATGGTAATTTTCAAGGTAAGCATTACCGATATTTAGAACGTCAATGTATGAATTCTATTGATCATGTGATCTCTGTAAGTGAAGCTACGAAGAATGATTGGGTTAATCGTTGTGGTTTGAACGAAGAGTATGAAAAGCGAATATCTGTGGTTTATAATGGTGTGGATGTAGATGCATTTACACAAGAGAGAGAGAAGTCTAAAATAAGATTAGCTTTCGGATTACCGGGAAATGATAAATTTATTTTAGGAAGCCTAGGACGTCTTGATAAGGCTAAGGGATTTATGTATTTGATCGAAGCTCTTCCTAAAATACGTTTGCATATACCCAATATATTGGTTGTTATAGCGGGTTCTGGTCCACTGAAAGAAGAACTTATTGAACAGGCACAAAGACTGGGTGTGGCTGACTGTTTAATATTTTTAGGATTTGTAAGAGATACTCATGCATTCTTAGAGATGCTTGATGTCTATGTGCAGCCATCATTATGCGAAGCGCATCCATTTGGGACTTTGGAAGCAGGCGCTATGGGGCTTCCAATTGTGGCTTCTGCTGTTGGTGGTATACCTGAAACGATTGTTGATGGTGAGACAGGTTTCCTTGTTCCTGCAAAAAATGTAGCTTCTTTGGCAGAAAAAATCTGCATTCTAGGTCAAAATTCCTCTTTATGTCAGTCAATGGGGGAGAAAGGGCGTAAGCGTATTCAGGAAAAATTTACGAGTCAAAAAATGGTAAATGAAACTGTAGAAATATATGAAAGATTACTAATGGAGAAACCATATCGTTAG
- a CDS encoding glycosyltransferase — protein sequence MIIPAYNAAEYIEKAINSVLEQTYPAAEIFVIDDGSSDNTAEVVSKYPPPVYLLRQENGGPASARNHGARHATGDWLAFLDADDTWLPEKLEKQIPLTEDPQVVLVHCCSKPIDSPITFETLWQCNQIINSTVLVRRLSFENVGGFNEDRTLIGVEDYNLWLRLLSLGSFTQIPYLLINYTPSHNSLSSQTERFVKAEIRNIEIISQILPISKNQILKKHVDVLMTYGKIFVNMRDQKKARILFKSALDMQISATLIAWWLITFIPTHFLDIRRHIRTIKA from the coding sequence GTGATCATTCCTGCCTATAATGCAGCAGAATATATTGAGAAAGCCATTAACAGTGTACTAGAGCAAACATATCCAGCTGCAGAAATCTTTGTTATCGACGATGGATCATCCGACAATACAGCAGAAGTCGTTTCCAAATATCCACCACCTGTCTATCTTCTTCGTCAAGAGAATGGTGGTCCTGCATCCGCACGAAATCACGGAGCCCGACATGCAACAGGGGATTGGCTAGCCTTTCTAGATGCAGACGACACTTGGTTGCCGGAAAAACTAGAAAAGCAAATTCCATTAACAGAAGATCCTCAAGTAGTTTTGGTACATTGCTGTAGTAAACCTATAGATTCGCCTATTACATTTGAAACTCTATGGCAATGCAACCAGATTATCAACTCAACGGTTCTAGTCCGCCGTCTTAGTTTTGAAAACGTGGGAGGGTTTAATGAAGACAGAACATTGATTGGTGTAGAAGATTACAATCTTTGGCTCAGGTTATTATCTCTCGGCAGTTTTACACAAATACCATATCTTCTTATTAACTATACACCTTCACATAATAGTTTATCATCACAAACCGAAAGATTCGTCAAAGCAGAGATCCGAAACATTGAAATAATATCGCAGATTTTACCAATCAGTAAAAACCAGATCCTCAAAAAACATGTTGATGTGCTGATGACATACGGTAAAATTTTCGTAAATATGCGCGATCAAAAAAAAGCTCGCATCCTCTTCAAATCAGCATTAGACATGCAAATTTCGGCAACCCTCATAGCTTGGTGGTTAATAACTTTCATACCAACTCATTTTTTAGATATCCGTCGCCATATCCGCACTATAAAGGCATAA
- a CDS encoding glycosyltransferase family 4 protein encodes MKIAIASSGLGHIKRGIETWAEDLAKALFKRQCDVTLFQGGSTSDALPSYVRCLNTPSRFSQKISKEVSTLRKRGGWRYGFGSDYQAEQTHFALKLLSQVRHDYDLVHVQDPWLALLMQKFHQLGLSRPKVILGHGTEESVSTLRRYTYLQHLAPCYLEDWEAQRPKSQMAFAIPNFVNTELFKPGDKEVARRIWGLPQDCLVVLSIAAIKSTHKRVDYLIREFHAFSKTYSQPCVLVVAGAHEAESDALIKLGKELLGDRISFLQNVPREKIPSLYQSADIFAHGALHEMLPIAFLEAIATGLPITCNNTPTLSWIVGDSGKLADLSQEGSLSKQLALLADESIRKKLSSKAQSQAFNIFSEDVVTPQYINIYNKIVAAK; translated from the coding sequence ATGAAAATTGCAATTGCGTCTAGCGGACTAGGACACATCAAACGAGGTATTGAGACTTGGGCCGAGGACCTAGCCAAAGCACTCTTCAAGCGCCAGTGTGACGTAACCCTATTTCAAGGGGGCAGTACCTCCGATGCCTTACCTTCGTATGTCAGGTGCCTCAATACACCTTCGCGATTTAGTCAAAAGATCAGCAAAGAAGTTAGTACACTGCGCAAACGAGGTGGCTGGCGCTACGGCTTCGGCTCAGACTATCAGGCCGAGCAAACCCATTTTGCACTGAAGCTCTTGTCCCAAGTACGCCATGACTATGATCTTGTTCATGTACAGGACCCATGGCTTGCGCTCCTGATGCAAAAATTTCACCAGCTTGGCCTAAGCCGTCCGAAAGTTATCCTGGGTCATGGGACAGAAGAAAGTGTCAGTACCCTCAGACGGTATACCTATCTTCAGCACCTTGCTCCGTGTTATTTAGAGGACTGGGAAGCCCAGAGACCTAAGTCTCAAATGGCATTTGCCATACCAAATTTTGTCAATACGGAGCTCTTTAAACCTGGCGATAAAGAAGTAGCCCGCAGGATCTGGGGCTTACCCCAAGATTGCCTTGTTGTTCTGTCGATAGCAGCAATTAAATCCACACATAAGCGAGTTGATTACCTCATTCGAGAATTTCATGCATTCTCCAAGACCTATTCTCAGCCTTGCGTACTCGTCGTTGCGGGTGCTCATGAAGCAGAATCCGATGCCCTCATAAAATTAGGGAAAGAGCTATTGGGGGATCGCATTTCCTTTCTTCAAAATGTCCCACGGGAGAAAATTCCATCCCTCTATCAATCCGCGGATATTTTCGCACATGGTGCACTACACGAGATGCTCCCCATCGCGTTTCTTGAAGCAATCGCAACAGGCCTCCCGATTACCTGCAATAATACGCCAACACTAAGCTGGATAGTAGGAGACTCGGGTAAACTCGCAGATCTCTCACAGGAAGGTTCACTAAGTAAACAGCTAGCTCTCTTAGCAGATGAAAGCATAAGAAAAAAACTATCTTCTAAAGCACAAAGTCAAGCATTTAATATATTCTCAGAAGACGTAGTCACCCCACAATACATTAACATATACAATAAAATTGTAGCGGCTAAATAA
- a CDS encoding NAD-dependent epimerase/dehydratase family protein, translated as MRILVTGATGKVGQTFLKAFLADQRFDGAIVRAFCHNRVVEATERVEVVKGSMSSRADVARAMEGVTHVLHLATCKETPEDIMDVAIKGFFWLLEEARLSPTFQQLVLIGGDAGMGHFVYPHPIPVTETQRHSAYPGCYALSKVLEEVLLEQYYIQYNLNGCCLRAPWIMEKDDFKYTQSFGDDVFGGPRWRDLVGADAADAYQATNTIPVLCDPDGNPIKRNFVHVDDLVSAILAALNHPKSRQQTFNICMDEPVDYGVVAEYLSTTRGFPSVKLTTEFHTTWLDNAKARFLLGWKPVYDTTKLIDAAYDYQRPADDPRVIWYPG; from the coding sequence ATGCGAATTTTGGTGACAGGTGCGACAGGTAAGGTCGGACAAACATTCCTGAAGGCATTTCTCGCCGACCAGCGCTTTGACGGTGCGATCGTCAGGGCGTTCTGTCACAACCGCGTTGTCGAGGCAACGGAGCGGGTCGAGGTGGTGAAGGGCTCGATGTCCTCACGCGCCGATGTTGCGCGGGCGATGGAGGGCGTCACCCATGTGCTCCACCTAGCCACCTGTAAAGAGACCCCCGAAGACATCATGGATGTCGCCATCAAGGGGTTCTTCTGGCTCTTGGAGGAAGCGCGCCTCTCTCCCACCTTTCAGCAGCTCGTCCTGATCGGCGGCGATGCGGGGATGGGGCACTTTGTCTACCCGCACCCGATTCCCGTCACCGAGACCCAGCGCCACAGCGCCTACCCAGGCTGCTACGCGCTCTCAAAGGTCCTCGAAGAGGTCCTGCTGGAGCAGTACTACATCCAGTACAACCTCAATGGTTGCTGCCTACGCGCCCCTTGGATCATGGAAAAGGACGACTTCAAGTACACGCAGAGCTTCGGCGACGATGTCTTTGGTGGTCCTCGCTGGCGTGACCTGGTCGGTGCCGATGCGGCGGATGCCTACCAAGCCACTAACACCATCCCCGTCCTCTGCGATCCCGACGGCAACCCGATCAAGCGCAACTTTGTGCATGTCGATGACCTGGTGAGCGCTATCCTAGCCGCTCTCAACCATCCCAAGTCCCGTCAGCAGACCTTCAATATCTGCATGGACGAGCCCGTGGACTATGGTGTCGTCGCAGAGTACCTCAGCACAACCCGTGGCTTTCCCAGCGTCAAGCTCACCACGGAGTTTCACACCACCTGGCTCGACAATGCCAAGGCACGCTTTCTCCTAGGCTGGAAACCCGTCTACGACACCACCAAACTCATCGACGCCGCCTACGACTACCAGCGCCCCGCAGACGATCCCCGTGTGATCTGGTACCCCGGGTAG
- a CDS encoding glycoside hydrolase, producing the protein MFAKSLTLFALLLFSFFPARAQVASARYDCLTWRCIGPFRGGRTVGAEGVISQPNVLFIGVNNGGVWKTTDYGHTWKPIFDSQPTGSVGCLAIAQSRPDTIYVGSGEGLQRPDLSVGDGVYKTTDGGKSWVNTGLKDGWQISDLCVDPKNPDRAFAAVLGHPYGPNTTRGLFRTLNGGKSWERVLYKDENTGAVEVALDPTNPSTVYCSLWAARQAPWENGVWQGTTSGLFKSTDGGTTWTPLTKGLPTIAQGLGRIGFSVFDAKRLYATVDATTGGGIYRSDDGGKSWVFTNGEPRLWSRGSDFAEVRTDPKQRDVVYAANTSTYKSVDGGKTFVCIKGAPGGDDYHTIWINPVNPQIILLAADQGATISVNGGETWSSWYNQPTAQFYHVSTDNQFPYWVYGGQQESGSVGIASRGQDGQITFRDWHPVGAEEYAYVAADPLNPDIIYGSKGSKYNKKTGEVTSIRPKIEGLRYLRTMPMLFSEADPRTLFLASNRLLKTRDGGTTWEAISPDLSRETWDVPAPFAAVSDQGKTMPRRGVIYSVAPSPTDINVIWCGTDDGLLWLTQDGGKSWANVTPPEISSWSKIAQLEASRFVPGRAYAAVNRLRCDDNKPYIYKTDNFGKTWKRITYGLLDDAPVNTVREDPKKPGLLYCGTERMVWFSDDDGANWNPLRNNMPATSIRDLVVHDDDLVVGTHGRSFWILDSITALRQLSREPVALYAPSVAYLVDWNRNTDTPLPPEEPAGQNPPDGVVIDYYLALEAKEVILEVRDSQGKVVRKWSSTDKPDTLDPLKITVDPRWARPWQPLLATTGSHRFVWNLRQYAPASGLGMDAIWQNTPTSKAPWVAPGKYTLRLTIEGGIWEQPLEVKPDPRK; encoded by the coding sequence ATGTTCGCTAAATCCCTCACGCTTTTTGCCCTCCTTCTTTTCTCGTTCTTTCCCGCCCGCGCTCAAGTGGCCTCAGCACGCTACGACTGCCTGACCTGGCGCTGTATCGGGCCGTTTCGTGGCGGACGAACGGTTGGGGCTGAGGGTGTGATCTCCCAGCCCAACGTGCTCTTTATCGGGGTAAATAATGGGGGAGTCTGGAAGACAACGGACTACGGTCACACTTGGAAGCCGATCTTCGACAGTCAGCCTACCGGGAGTGTTGGCTGCCTCGCGATCGCCCAGAGCCGCCCCGACACGATCTATGTGGGCAGCGGCGAGGGCCTCCAGCGCCCCGATCTCTCGGTGGGTGACGGGGTCTACAAGACCACGGATGGTGGCAAGAGCTGGGTGAACACGGGCCTGAAAGATGGCTGGCAGATCAGCGATCTCTGCGTGGACCCGAAGAACCCAGACCGGGCGTTCGCCGCCGTGCTGGGGCACCCGTACGGACCCAACACCACCCGTGGGCTCTTTCGGACGCTCAATGGCGGCAAGAGCTGGGAGAGGGTGCTCTACAAAGACGAGAACACCGGCGCGGTGGAAGTCGCGCTCGATCCGACCAACCCGAGTACGGTCTACTGCTCGCTCTGGGCGGCGCGGCAGGCACCCTGGGAGAATGGCGTCTGGCAGGGGACGACCAGTGGCTTGTTCAAGTCTACCGATGGCGGCACGACCTGGACACCGCTTACCAAGGGCCTGCCGACGATCGCGCAGGGCCTTGGGCGGATCGGGTTCTCGGTGTTCGATGCCAAGCGGCTCTATGCCACGGTGGACGCGACCACGGGTGGGGGGATCTACCGCTCCGATGACGGCGGCAAGAGCTGGGTCTTCACCAACGGCGAGCCGCGCCTCTGGAGCCGGGGGAGCGACTTTGCCGAGGTGCGCACCGATCCCAAGCAGCGCGATGTGGTCTACGCCGCCAATACATCGACCTATAAGTCCGTGGATGGTGGGAAGACCTTTGTCTGCATTAAGGGCGCACCCGGCGGCGACGACTACCACACGATCTGGATCAACCCGGTCAATCCCCAGATTATTCTGCTCGCGGCGGACCAGGGCGCGACGATCTCGGTGAACGGGGGGGAGACCTGGAGCTCGTGGTACAACCAGCCGACCGCGCAGTTCTATCATGTCAGCACCGACAACCAGTTCCCGTACTGGGTCTACGGCGGCCAGCAAGAGAGCGGCTCGGTGGGGATTGCGAGCCGCGGACAAGACGGCCAGATTACGTTCCGGGACTGGCACCCGGTGGGGGCCGAGGAGTATGCCTATGTCGCCGCCGACCCGCTCAACCCGGACATTATCTATGGTTCCAAGGGGAGTAAGTACAATAAAAAAACGGGCGAGGTGACCAGCATTCGGCCCAAGATAGAGGGCCTGCGCTATCTTCGCACGATGCCAATGCTCTTCTCCGAGGCCGACCCGCGCACGCTCTTTCTGGCGAGCAACCGCCTGCTCAAGACCCGCGATGGCGGCACGACCTGGGAGGCTATCTCCCCTGACCTGAGCCGCGAGACCTGGGATGTCCCCGCACCCTTCGCTGCCGTCTCGGACCAGGGAAAGACCATGCCGCGCCGGGGTGTTATTTATTCGGTCGCGCCCTCACCGACCGATATCAACGTGATCTGGTGCGGCACCGACGATGGCCTGCTCTGGCTGACCCAGGACGGCGGCAAGAGCTGGGCAAATGTCACCCCGCCAGAGATTTCGTCGTGGAGCAAGATCGCGCAGCTAGAGGCGAGCCGTTTTGTGCCGGGCCGCGCCTACGCCGCCGTGAACCGCCTGCGCTGCGACGACAACAAGCCCTATATCTACAAGACGGATAACTTTGGCAAGACCTGGAAGCGCATCACCTACGGCCTCCTCGACGATGCCCCCGTGAATACCGTCCGTGAAGACCCCAAGAAGCCGGGCCTGCTCTACTGCGGCACGGAGCGGATGGTCTGGTTCTCCGACGACGACGGGGCGAACTGGAACCCGCTGCGCAACAACATGCCCGCCACGTCCATCCGCGACTTAGTGGTCCACGACGACGACCTCGTGGTGGGGACCCACGGGCGCTCGTTCTGGATCCTGGACTCCATCACCGCTCTGCGCCAGCTCTCCCGTGAGCCGGTTGCGCTCTACGCCCCAAGCGTTGCCTACCTCGTGGACTGGAACCGCAACACCGACACGCCGCTTCCCCCGGAGGAGCCCGCGGGCCAGAACCCCCCCGATGGGGTCGTGATCGACTATTACCTCGCATTGGAGGCCAAGGAGGTCATTCTCGAGGTACGCGACTCCCAAGGCAAGGTCGTCCGAAAATGGAGCAGCACCGACAAGCCTGATACTCTCGACCCGCTTAAAATTACGGTCGATCCGCGCTGGGCACGCCCTTGGCAGCCGCTCTTAGCGACCACAGGCTCCCACCGCTTTGTCTGGAACCTGCGTCAGTATGCCCCCGCCAGTGGGCTCGGCATGGACGCGATCTGGCAGAACACCCCGACGTCCAAAGCCCCCTGGGTCGCGCCCGGAAAATACACCCTCCGCCTGACCATTGAGGGAGGCATCTGGGAGCAGCCGCTTGAGGTAAAACCCGACCCGCGAAAGTAG
- a CDS encoding YwqG family protein, translated as MPQFLESIVAAPELSRVSETLRQLVRPTVRLHATRVEEVALALGTSKLGGYPDLPAALSWPVSLHTQKWFSRDVSAKIALPFLAQLACSELKPYDGSGLLPDEGRLYFFYAGCQQATLYDDDGGAHVEFMYDGSSLFRVLWWPDESTSLQRQTPPGNLVTNEDMVNGAYYACSLQPETAWTLPDVETCWIGEPGDVLTQKEWEIYSELCHEATVYPRHLLLGHSDDSQPYAIEGGYQLVRSEFWPELPPATASTAEQQANRLLLQIDAADETEMWFGRGGPVYFGIRDEDLRNRDFSKVWATTQ; from the coding sequence ATGCCGCAGTTTCTTGAGTCCATTGTCGCTGCGCCCGAGCTAAGTCGCGTCTCAGAGACACTTCGTCAGCTCGTACGTCCGACCGTGCGGCTTCATGCGACACGTGTTGAGGAAGTGGCTCTGGCACTAGGGACAAGCAAGCTCGGCGGCTATCCCGATCTGCCCGCGGCGCTGAGCTGGCCGGTCTCCCTGCACACGCAAAAGTGGTTCTCGCGTGATGTCTCCGCCAAGATCGCCCTTCCTTTTCTGGCCCAGCTTGCCTGCTCTGAGCTGAAACCCTACGATGGCTCGGGGCTTTTACCGGACGAAGGGCGGCTCTACTTTTTCTACGCCGGCTGCCAGCAAGCCACCCTCTACGACGATGACGGTGGGGCGCATGTAGAATTTATGTACGATGGCTCGTCTCTCTTTCGTGTCCTCTGGTGGCCCGATGAGTCCACGTCACTACAGCGCCAAACGCCTCCTGGCAATCTTGTCACAAATGAGGACATGGTAAATGGAGCCTACTATGCCTGTTCGCTTCAACCAGAGACGGCGTGGACACTCCCCGATGTCGAGACCTGCTGGATCGGGGAACCAGGCGACGTTCTGACTCAAAAAGAGTGGGAAATCTACTCTGAGCTATGTCATGAAGCGACCGTCTATCCCCGCCACCTGCTTCTTGGCCATAGCGACGACTCTCAGCCCTACGCCATTGAAGGCGGCTACCAACTGGTGCGCTCCGAGTTCTGGCCCGAGCTCCCTCCAGCAACCGCCTCAACAGCCGAGCAGCAAGCCAACCGTCTCTTACTCCAGATAGATGCCGCCGATGAAACGGAGATGTGGTTTGGACGTGGTGGCCCCGTTTACTTTGGCATCCGCGACGAAGATCTCAGGAACCGGGACTTCTCTAAGGTCTGGGCCACCACACAATAA
- a CDS encoding DUF4365 domain-containing protein, with the protein MLRITEGTRRTREHILADLSIVHAESMIIPQGHVVERLSNDYGYDLRLITFTETGFLEPDHILIQVKATDNPKFLADRSAIAFELERKHLWTWSRELSPIILILYDASESRAYWLQLTRPELRMLAQTNQATCTVHLPTNQIFDPDAVETIRQIKNDLVAFYERQTTHG; encoded by the coding sequence ATGTTACGCATTACCGAAGGCACACGCCGCACACGCGAACACATCCTTGCTGACCTAAGTATCGTTCACGCGGAAAGTATGATTATCCCTCAGGGGCATGTGGTCGAACGCCTCTCCAATGACTATGGCTACGACCTACGCCTCATCACCTTTACTGAAACGGGCTTTCTCGAACCAGACCACATCTTGATCCAGGTCAAGGCAACCGATAACCCCAAGTTTCTTGCGGATCGAAGTGCGATTGCTTTTGAGCTCGAACGAAAACACCTGTGGACATGGAGTCGTGAGCTCTCTCCCATCATCTTGATTCTCTACGATGCCTCAGAGAGCAGAGCCTACTGGCTCCAGCTCACTCGTCCCGAACTCCGTATGCTGGCTCAGACAAACCAAGCCACCTGCACCGTCCATCTTCCCACGAACCAAATCTTCGACCCAGACGCCGTTGAGACCATTCGCCAAATAAAGAATGATCTGGTAGCATTCTATGAGAGGCAAACAACCCATGGCTGA